One genomic segment of Streptomyces sp. NBC_00239 includes these proteins:
- the araD gene encoding L-ribulose-5-phosphate 4-epimerase AraD has protein sequence MSETNLKDLRREVLAANLRIPEAGLATLTWGNVSGVDRDAGVFVIKPSGVSYADLTEEDLVAVALEDGRVVDGHLRPSTDTETHRCLYRAFPSIGGITHTHSAHAVAFAQARRPIPVLGTTHADTFNGPVPVTADLTAEQCAQDYEYNTGQVIVARLDGDPRRADEVPGALVSRHGPFTWGATAKAALENAVICEAVAEMALHTLALGSRLGDTSEPPRHLLERHFTRKHGPDAYYGNTPHAPGI, from the coding sequence GTGAGCGAGACCAACCTCAAGGACCTCCGTCGCGAGGTCCTCGCGGCCAACCTGCGCATCCCGGAGGCCGGTCTGGCCACCCTCACCTGGGGAAACGTCAGCGGAGTAGATCGAGACGCCGGTGTCTTCGTCATCAAGCCGTCCGGGGTCTCCTACGCCGACCTCACCGAGGAGGACCTGGTGGCGGTGGCGCTGGAGGACGGACGGGTCGTCGACGGGCACCTCAGGCCGTCCACCGACACCGAAACCCATCGGTGCCTCTACCGCGCCTTCCCCTCCATCGGGGGCATCACCCACACGCACTCGGCGCACGCCGTCGCCTTCGCCCAGGCGCGCCGCCCGATCCCGGTGCTCGGCACGACACACGCCGACACCTTCAACGGGCCCGTCCCGGTGACCGCGGATCTCACCGCCGAGCAGTGCGCGCAGGACTACGAGTACAACACCGGACAGGTGATCGTCGCCCGGCTCGACGGTGACCCCCGGCGGGCCGACGAGGTCCCCGGAGCACTCGTCTCACGACACGGCCCCTTCACCTGGGGCGCCACCGCGAAGGCCGCACTGGAGAACGCCGTCATCTGCGAGGCCGTGGCGGAGATGGCGCTGCACACGCTGGCGCTGGGGTCCCGCCTCGGAGACACCTCCGAACCGCCGAGGCATCTGCTGGAACGGCACTTCACCCGCAAGCACGGACCGGACGCCTACTACGGCAACACCCCTCACGCTCCGGGCATCTGA
- a CDS encoding glycoside hydrolase family 9 protein: protein MPPVTFARGVPRRAAAVLTGFALAVGGLSTTALTVPVAAAATAAAVADTPVRVNQLGYLPDGPKRATVAGSATAPLAWQLRDAGGAVAASGTTTVRGADQASGQSTHLVDFGAYTGTGTGYTLVVGGQASHPFDISASLYDGLRADSMSFFHQQRSGIAIDAALAGGSAYARPAGHLGVAPNKGDTGVPCQAGVCDYQLDVRGGWYDAGDHGKYVVNGGISVWEMVNSFERARSSGGDAALGDATLRVPERGNGTPDVLDEARWELEFLMRMQVPAGKPMAGMAFHKMHDAKWTALPTRPELDAEQRELHKPSTAATLNLAASAAQCARVYAPYDAAFAARCMDAARRAWTAAKANPNVLAPATDNTGGGAYEDADVSDEFYWAAAELLATTGESQYRDAVTSSAHHTKPVDAFWWGGTATLGRITLATVQGVTLPAEDMARLRGLLTTAADGHLSTMAGQGYAVPLPATGYGWGSNSSVANNAMVMAVAYELTGQQRYRAGALETLDYLLGRNALDLSYVTGYGDRYSQNQHHRFWAHQNDASLPHPPAGSFAGGPNAGLEDPVAKEKLTGCAPAACYVDDIGSYSTNEVAINWNASLAWLAAFAAERRSAPPVPVVRVAPAAVTVPEGGSVPVGVRLSAAPAQNVTVTVARNSGDQDLSAAATLVFTPADWATAQQVPVFAAQDADASPGSATFTVGGPGVQAATFTATEADDDAPAASCTVAYRIDNAWGNGFTATVTVKNTGSSGISGWTLGWSFAGDQRIGNAWNAAVSQSGSTVTARDAGWNGTLAPGGSASFGFQATYSGTNAIPARYTLNGALCS from the coding sequence GTGCCTCCTGTCACCTTCGCCCGCGGCGTGCCACGTCGCGCGGCCGCTGTCCTCACCGGCTTCGCCCTGGCTGTCGGCGGCCTGTCCACGACCGCCCTGACCGTTCCGGTCGCGGCTGCCGCCACCGCGGCCGCCGTTGCCGACACGCCCGTCCGGGTCAACCAGCTCGGCTACCTGCCCGACGGCCCCAAGCGGGCCACCGTGGCCGGCTCCGCGACCGCCCCGCTCGCCTGGCAACTGCGCGACGCCGGCGGCGCGGTGGCCGCCTCGGGCACCACCACGGTGCGCGGCGCCGACCAGGCGTCCGGCCAGTCCACGCACCTGGTGGACTTCGGCGCGTACACCGGCACCGGCACCGGCTACACCCTGGTCGTCGGCGGCCAGGCCAGTCACCCCTTCGACATATCCGCCTCGCTGTACGACGGACTGCGCGCCGACAGCATGTCGTTCTTCCATCAGCAGCGCAGCGGTATTGCGATCGACGCAGCCTTGGCGGGCGGCAGTGCCTACGCCCGCCCCGCCGGGCACCTGGGCGTCGCCCCGAACAAGGGCGACACCGGCGTCCCCTGTCAGGCCGGGGTGTGCGACTACCAACTGGACGTGCGCGGCGGCTGGTACGACGCCGGCGACCACGGCAAGTACGTGGTCAACGGCGGGATCTCCGTCTGGGAGATGGTCAACTCCTTCGAACGGGCCCGCAGTTCGGGCGGCGATGCGGCGCTCGGCGACGCCACGCTGCGGGTGCCGGAGCGTGGCAACGGGACGCCGGACGTGCTGGACGAAGCCCGCTGGGAGCTGGAGTTCCTGATGCGGATGCAGGTCCCGGCCGGGAAGCCGATGGCGGGCATGGCCTTCCACAAGATGCACGACGCCAAGTGGACGGCCCTGCCGACCCGTCCCGAACTCGACGCCGAACAGCGTGAGTTGCACAAGCCGTCGACCGCCGCGACGCTGAACCTGGCGGCCTCTGCCGCGCAGTGTGCGCGGGTGTACGCGCCGTACGACGCCGCGTTCGCCGCGCGCTGCATGGACGCGGCCCGCCGCGCCTGGACGGCCGCCAAGGCCAACCCGAACGTGCTTGCCCCGGCGACCGACAACACCGGCGGCGGTGCGTACGAGGACGCCGACGTCTCCGACGAGTTCTACTGGGCGGCGGCGGAGCTCCTGGCCACCACCGGTGAGTCGCAGTACCGGGACGCCGTCACCTCCTCTGCGCACCACACCAAGCCCGTCGACGCGTTCTGGTGGGGTGGCACCGCGACGCTCGGCCGCATCACCCTCGCCACCGTCCAAGGGGTGACCCTGCCTGCCGAGGACATGGCCCGGCTGCGCGGCCTGCTGACCACTGCCGCCGACGGCCACCTGTCCACCATGGCCGGACAGGGCTACGCGGTGCCGCTCCCCGCCACCGGGTACGGGTGGGGCTCCAACAGCTCCGTCGCCAACAACGCGATGGTGATGGCCGTCGCCTACGAGCTCACCGGTCAACAGCGGTACCGGGCAGGGGCGTTGGAGACCCTGGACTACTTGCTCGGTCGCAACGCGCTCGACCTCTCCTACGTCACCGGCTACGGCGACCGCTACTCCCAGAACCAGCACCACCGGTTCTGGGCGCACCAGAACGACGCCTCGCTGCCGCACCCGCCGGCCGGTTCCTTCGCGGGCGGGCCGAACGCGGGCCTGGAAGATCCCGTGGCCAAGGAGAAGCTCACGGGCTGCGCACCGGCGGCATGCTACGTGGACGACATCGGCTCGTACTCCACCAACGAGGTGGCCATCAACTGGAACGCCTCGCTGGCCTGGCTGGCGGCTTTCGCGGCTGAGCGGCGCAGCGCCCCGCCGGTGCCCGTGGTCCGGGTGGCGCCGGCGGCCGTGACCGTCCCCGAGGGCGGTTCGGTGCCGGTGGGCGTGCGGCTCTCCGCCGCGCCCGCGCAGAACGTCACGGTGACGGTGGCCCGGAACTCCGGTGACCAGGACCTGTCGGCGGCCGCGACCCTGGTGTTCACCCCGGCCGACTGGGCCACGGCGCAGCAGGTTCCGGTCTTCGCCGCGCAGGATGCCGACGCATCCCCGGGCAGCGCGACGTTCACGGTCGGTGGTCCTGGCGTGCAGGCGGCGACGTTCACGGCGACGGAGGCGGACGACGACGCGCCGGCGGCCTCGTGCACGGTGGCGTACCGGATCGACAACGCCTGGGGCAACGGCTTCACGGCGACGGTGACCGTGAAGAACACCGGATCCTCGGGGATCTCCGGGTGGACCCTCGGCTGGAGCTTCGCGGGTGATCAGCGGATCGGCAACGCCTGGAACGCCGCGGTGAGCCAGTCGGGCAGTACGGTCACCGCCCGGGACGCCGGGTGGAACGGCACGCTGGCGCCCGGCGGCAGTGCGAGCTTCGGCTTCCAGGCGACGTACTCGGGTACCAATGCCATCCCGGCGCGCTACACGCTCAACGGTGCACTCTGCTCCTGA
- a CDS encoding ABC transporter permease has protein sequence MTPQPAHSTFEAAGAIGRRLTGHRLLWPTLVLLALLLGNLAFHHDFFAVRVRDGHLYGSLIDILQFGAPLILVALGMTLVIATRGIDLSVGSTVAIAGALACGHISTAAHPGSVATMLTAVALALGVALVLGLANGFLVSGLGVQPIVATLILMVAGRGVAQLITGGQIVTVTSAPYKMIGGGYWLTFPFAVLLAAALVALTAFVTRRSALGMLIESVGGNPAASRLVGIRAGGLLALVYVFSALCAAVAGLMISSNVSSADGNNAGLWIELDAILAVVVGGTALTGGRFSLGGTVLGALIIQTLSTTVYTLGVPPETTLVFKAFVVIVVCLVQSPVFRAKVLRRRRTITPRSHTTAGAAPQQQEVRA, from the coding sequence ATGACCCCCCAGCCCGCCCATTCCACGTTCGAGGCGGCCGGCGCCATCGGGAGACGACTGACCGGCCACCGCCTGCTGTGGCCAACGCTCGTCCTGCTCGCCCTGCTCCTCGGCAACCTCGCGTTCCACCACGACTTCTTCGCCGTCCGCGTACGCGACGGCCACCTCTACGGCAGCCTCATCGACATCCTCCAGTTCGGCGCGCCCCTCATCCTGGTGGCGCTCGGCATGACCCTCGTCATCGCCACCCGCGGCATCGACCTCTCGGTGGGTTCCACCGTCGCCATCGCCGGCGCCCTCGCCTGTGGGCACATCTCCACCGCCGCACATCCCGGCAGCGTCGCCACGATGCTCACGGCCGTCGCCCTCGCGCTCGGCGTCGCACTCGTACTGGGCCTGGCCAACGGCTTCCTGGTGTCCGGTCTGGGGGTGCAGCCCATCGTGGCCACCTTGATCCTCATGGTCGCGGGCCGCGGCGTCGCCCAGCTGATCACCGGCGGCCAGATCGTCACGGTGACCAGCGCCCCCTACAAGATGATCGGGGGCGGCTACTGGCTGACCTTCCCGTTCGCCGTCCTCCTGGCAGCCGCCCTCGTCGCGCTCACCGCCTTCGTCACCCGTCGCAGCGCACTCGGGATGCTGATCGAGTCCGTGGGCGGCAACCCCGCCGCCAGCCGCCTGGTCGGCATCCGCGCCGGCGGTCTGCTCGCCCTGGTCTACGTCTTCAGCGCGCTGTGCGCCGCCGTCGCCGGGCTGATGATCAGCTCCAACGTCTCCAGCGCCGACGGCAACAACGCCGGCCTCTGGATCGAACTCGACGCGATCCTCGCGGTCGTCGTCGGCGGCACCGCCCTGACCGGAGGACGCTTCTCCCTCGGCGGCACCGTCCTGGGCGCCCTGATCATCCAGACCCTCTCCACCACCGTCTACACCCTCGGCGTCCCACCCGAGACGACCCTCGTCTTCAAGGCCTTCGTCGTCATCGTCGTCTGCCTCGTGCAGTCCCCGGTCTTCCGGGCCAAGGTCCTGCGCCGCCGCAGGACGATCACTCCCCGATCCCACACCACGGCGGGCGCCGCCCCGCAGCAGCAGGAGGTACGCGCATGA
- a CDS encoding LacI family DNA-binding transcriptional regulator, whose product MRKGRELTQLPDVSRAPTMTDVARVAGVSHQTVSRVLSDHPNVSAKTRAAVTQVIEQLGYRRNSAARALATRRTHTLGVIAVNTTLHGPASTVAGVQEAARDRGYLTSAVTLRTATQTALAEAMQHLAGWGVEGIVAVTPQRAAVRALAALEAPCPVVTVEGGHTLDLPGVSLDQNLGARMITEHLLASGHATVWHVAGPPDWLESEARTQGWEDALRDAGAEVPPLLRGDWSPLSGYRAGQQLAGRFLASRGRGAGLTAVFVANDQMALGVLRALREAGLRTPEDVAVAGFDDIPEAEFFPPPLTTIRQDFASLGRDSIALLLDHIEGRTDESTHLVVAPELIVRASTARRIAPPAE is encoded by the coding sequence ATGAGGAAAGGAAGAGAGTTGACCCAGCTCCCAGACGTCTCGCGAGCGCCCACGATGACGGACGTCGCGCGCGTCGCCGGCGTGTCCCATCAGACCGTTTCACGAGTGCTCAGCGACCACCCGAACGTCAGCGCCAAGACCCGGGCCGCCGTCACACAGGTCATCGAGCAGCTGGGGTACCGCCGCAACTCGGCGGCCCGTGCTCTGGCCACTCGCCGGACCCACACGCTGGGCGTCATCGCGGTGAACACCACTCTGCACGGGCCCGCCAGCACCGTGGCGGGGGTGCAGGAGGCGGCTCGGGACCGCGGCTACCTGACGTCCGCCGTCACGCTTCGGACCGCCACGCAGACAGCCCTCGCCGAAGCCATGCAGCACCTCGCCGGGTGGGGCGTGGAGGGGATCGTCGCCGTCACTCCGCAACGCGCAGCGGTGCGCGCCCTGGCGGCGCTGGAAGCGCCGTGCCCGGTGGTCACCGTGGAAGGCGGCCACACCCTCGACCTGCCGGGGGTGTCGCTGGACCAGAACCTCGGCGCCCGCATGATCACGGAGCATCTCCTCGCGTCGGGCCACGCCACCGTGTGGCACGTGGCGGGCCCTCCCGACTGGCTCGAGAGCGAGGCCCGCACACAGGGGTGGGAGGACGCACTGCGCGATGCGGGCGCCGAGGTGCCGCCCCTGCTGCGCGGCGACTGGAGTCCGCTGTCGGGGTACCGGGCCGGCCAGCAGCTCGCGGGGCGGTTCCTGGCGTCACGAGGGCGGGGAGCCGGCCTCACCGCGGTGTTCGTCGCCAACGACCAGATGGCCCTCGGTGTCCTGCGGGCCTTGCGGGAAGCGGGCCTGCGCACGCCCGAGGACGTGGCGGTCGCAGGCTTCGACGACATCCCCGAGGCCGAGTTCTTCCCGCCCCCGCTGACGACGATCCGCCAGGACTTCGCCTCGCTCGGCCGCGACAGCATCGCGCTGCTCCTGGACCACATCGAGGGCAGGACCGACGAGTCGACACACCTGGTGGTGGCGCCCGAGCTCATCGTGCGCGCCAGCACGGCCCGCAGGATCGCTCCCCCGGCCGAATGA
- a CDS encoding ABC transporter substrate-binding protein has product MTRRAALVLTVALLASSALTACSTEGPDSGVSAGAKSGSGGSITMGFAQVGAESGWRTANTKSVQEAAKKAGIDLKFSDAQQKQENQIKAIRTFIQQKVDVIAFSPVVESGWDTVLKEAKDAGIPVILTDRAVATEDTSLYKTFLGSDFVKEGKSAGEWLTGAYAKERGPVNIVELQGTTGSAPANDRKAGFADVIRSDGKFKIVASQSGDFTRAKGKEVMQAFLKSQKDIDVLYAHNDDMALGAIQAIEESGKKPGTDIKVISVDGIKDAFVAMTEGKINVVVECNPMLGDQLMELAKKVVAGESVPPRVETEEGVFPQDKAAAALPSRNY; this is encoded by the coding sequence ATGACGCGCAGAGCAGCTCTCGTCCTCACCGTCGCCCTTCTCGCCTCCTCGGCGTTGACCGCCTGCTCGACCGAGGGCCCCGACTCCGGGGTCTCCGCCGGAGCCAAGTCGGGCTCCGGCGGCTCGATCACCATGGGCTTCGCCCAGGTCGGCGCCGAGAGCGGTTGGCGTACCGCCAACACCAAGTCCGTCCAGGAGGCGGCGAAGAAGGCCGGGATCGACCTCAAGTTCTCCGACGCGCAGCAGAAGCAGGAGAACCAGATCAAGGCGATCCGTACCTTCATCCAGCAGAAGGTCGACGTGATCGCCTTCTCGCCGGTCGTGGAGTCCGGCTGGGACACGGTGCTGAAGGAGGCCAAGGACGCGGGCATCCCGGTCATCCTCACCGACCGCGCCGTGGCCACCGAGGACACCTCCCTCTACAAGACCTTCCTGGGCTCGGACTTCGTCAAGGAGGGAAAGTCCGCGGGCGAGTGGCTGACCGGCGCGTACGCGAAGGAGCGGGGCCCGGTCAACATCGTCGAGCTCCAGGGCACCACGGGGTCCGCACCCGCCAACGACCGCAAGGCCGGCTTCGCCGACGTCATCCGCAGCGACGGCAAGTTCAAGATCGTTGCCTCGCAGTCGGGCGACTTCACCCGCGCCAAGGGCAAGGAAGTCATGCAGGCGTTCCTGAAGTCCCAGAAGGACATCGACGTCCTCTACGCCCACAACGACGACATGGCCCTCGGCGCCATCCAGGCCATCGAGGAGTCCGGCAAGAAGCCCGGTACGGACATCAAGGTGATCTCGGTGGACGGAATCAAGGACGCCTTCGTCGCGATGACCGAGGGCAAGATCAACGTCGTGGTGGAGTGCAACCCCATGCTCGGTGACCAGCTGATGGAACTGGCCAAGAAGGTCGTGGCCGGGGAGAGCGTGCCGCCCCGCGTCGAGACCGAGGAGGGTGTCTTCCCACAGGACAAGGCCGCGGCCGCGCTGCCGTCCCGGAACTACTGA
- the yjfF gene encoding galactofuranose ABC transporter, permease protein YjfF translates to MSTGIASAAAHLTRPFAAVSPRTRTHIPLIVTAVLLAVMFSVGSVRYEGFLSTQVVLNLLIDNGFLLVVAVGATFVILTGGIDLSVGSMVALSTMLTAWLVESHGWPLATVIPLVLLVGAASGALMGWIIHTFEIQPFIVTLAGMFLARGLCYTISTESITITDPATTGIAQTRLYGPGGLFVSIPVVIALAVLVMAFVVLHHTRFGRNVYALGGNESSARLMGLPTGSTKIAVYAVSGLCSALGGLLMTFYMLSGYALHAMGMELDAIAATVIGGTLLTGGSGFVLGTALGVLVLGMIQTVVNFQGTLSSWWTRIVIGALLLVFIVLQRLMSGRRPAAD, encoded by the coding sequence ATGAGCACCGGCATCGCGAGCGCCGCCGCGCACCTCACCCGCCCCTTCGCGGCCGTGTCCCCGCGCACCCGCACCCATATCCCGCTGATCGTCACGGCCGTTCTGCTGGCCGTCATGTTCAGCGTCGGATCGGTGCGCTACGAGGGCTTCCTCTCCACGCAGGTCGTACTCAACCTGCTGATCGACAACGGGTTCCTGCTGGTCGTCGCGGTCGGGGCGACCTTCGTCATCCTCACCGGCGGCATCGACCTGTCCGTCGGTTCCATGGTGGCCCTGTCGACCATGCTCACCGCCTGGCTGGTCGAGTCGCACGGCTGGCCCCTGGCCACCGTCATTCCCCTGGTCCTGCTGGTCGGCGCCGCGAGCGGGGCACTCATGGGCTGGATCATCCACACCTTCGAGATCCAGCCGTTCATCGTCACCCTGGCCGGCATGTTCCTCGCCCGCGGGCTCTGCTACACGATCAGCACCGAATCCATCACGATCACCGATCCCGCCACGACGGGAATCGCGCAGACCAGGCTGTACGGGCCGGGGGGACTGTTCGTCTCGATCCCGGTGGTCATCGCCCTGGCCGTGCTGGTGATGGCCTTCGTCGTACTGCACCACACGCGCTTCGGCCGCAACGTCTACGCGCTGGGCGGCAACGAATCCTCCGCACGCCTGATGGGTCTTCCGACGGGCTCCACCAAGATCGCCGTGTACGCCGTCAGCGGCCTGTGCTCCGCCCTCGGCGGCCTGTTGATGACCTTCTACATGCTCTCCGGCTACGCCCTCCACGCCATGGGCATGGAACTCGACGCGATCGCCGCCACCGTGATCGGCGGCACGCTGCTGACAGGAGGCTCCGGCTTCGTCCTGGGCACCGCCCTCGGCGTGCTCGTCCTCGGCATGATCCAGACGGTCGTCAACTTCCAGGGCACGCTCAGCTCCTGGTGGACCCGGATCGTCATCGGCGCCCTGCTGCTCGTGTTCATCGTGCTGCAACGTCTGATGAGCGGCCGCCGCCCCGCCGCCGACTGA
- a CDS encoding aldose epimerase family protein, which produces MPDEGTGERWRFGFPGRARAEVHTLGARLRSLFLPDRWGHTADVVLAARDPAACEGSARYFGATVGRYANRVARGRFVVDGVTHRLATQENGHTLHGGPDGFDQRLWRCEPFHSAHRTGVRLFLHSPDGDQGFPGALNVRLTYTLDRDDNLTMSYEAVTDAPTIVNLTNHAYWNLEGEGRGNVLAHHLQVAAPLYTPVDAELIPDGPHRPVSGTPFDLRRHRRLSDVLTHTDAQLALAGGGFDHNWVLDGAVQARPRKAAVLYAPASGRRMDVFTTEPGIQVYTAQGLTGDITGKAGRQYHAYAGVALETQHFPNSPNRPDCPTVVLRPGELYRSTTIHSFTTVTA; this is translated from the coding sequence ATGCCCGATGAGGGAACGGGGGAGAGGTGGCGGTTCGGCTTCCCCGGCCGGGCCCGCGCGGAGGTCCACACGCTTGGCGCCCGTCTCCGTTCCCTGTTTCTGCCGGACCGCTGGGGCCACACCGCCGACGTGGTGCTCGCGGCCCGCGACCCCGCCGCCTGCGAGGGCTCCGCACGCTACTTCGGCGCGACGGTGGGCCGTTACGCCAACCGCGTCGCGCGCGGCCGGTTCGTCGTCGACGGAGTCACCCACCGGCTCGCCACCCAGGAGAACGGACACACGCTGCACGGCGGTCCCGACGGGTTCGACCAGCGCCTGTGGCGGTGCGAACCGTTCCACTCGGCGCACCGCACCGGTGTCCGGCTGTTCCTGCACAGCCCAGATGGCGATCAAGGATTTCCCGGTGCCCTGAACGTACGCCTCACCTACACGCTGGACCGCGACGACAACCTGACCATGTCGTACGAAGCGGTCACCGACGCGCCGACGATCGTCAACCTCACCAACCACGCCTACTGGAACCTCGAAGGGGAGGGGCGCGGCAACGTCCTGGCCCACCACCTCCAGGTGGCGGCCCCCCTCTACACCCCCGTCGACGCCGAGTTGATCCCCGACGGCCCTCACCGCCCGGTCAGCGGCACCCCGTTCGACCTTCGCCGGCACCGGCGGCTCTCCGACGTCCTGACCCATACGGATGCGCAACTGGCCCTCGCCGGCGGCGGCTTCGACCACAACTGGGTCCTCGACGGCGCCGTGCAGGCCCGACCTCGGAAGGCCGCCGTGTTGTACGCCCCGGCATCCGGCCGCCGCATGGACGTGTTCACCACCGAACCGGGCATCCAGGTCTACACCGCCCAGGGCCTGACCGGTGACATCACGGGCAAGGCAGGCAGGCAGTACCACGCCTACGCGGGGGTCGCGCTGGAGACCCAGCACTTCCCCAACTCCCCGAACCGCCCCGACTGCCCGACGGTCGTCCTGCGCCCGGGCGAGCTGTACCGGTCGACCACGATCCACAGTTTCACCACGGTCACCGCCTGA
- a CDS encoding arsenate reductase ArsC, whose product MSSTPLASVLFVCVHNAGRSQMAAGFLRHLAGDRVEVRSAGSVPGEQINPSAVAAMAELGIDISDQKPKVLTTEAAQASDYIITMGCGDACPYFPGKTYLDWQLEDPAGQGVEAVRPIRDEIKGLIEGLIAEIDAKK is encoded by the coding sequence ATGTCATCCACCCCGCTCGCGTCCGTGTTGTTCGTCTGCGTCCACAACGCGGGCCGCTCCCAGATGGCGGCCGGGTTCCTGCGCCACCTCGCCGGCGACCGCGTCGAGGTCCGCTCCGCCGGCTCCGTGCCCGGTGAGCAGATCAACCCCTCCGCCGTCGCCGCGATGGCCGAGCTCGGCATCGACATCTCCGACCAGAAGCCGAAGGTCCTCACCACCGAGGCCGCCCAGGCGTCCGACTACATCATCACGATGGGCTGCGGCGACGCCTGCCCGTACTTCCCCGGCAAGACCTACCTCGACTGGCAGCTCGAGGACCCGGCCGGCCAGGGCGTCGAGGCCGTCCGTCCCATCCGCGACGAGATCAAGGGCCTCATCGAGGGCCTGATCGCCGAGATCGACGCCAAGAAGTAG
- a CDS encoding sugar ABC transporter ATP-binding protein — MASPSTPPPTGAGGPRPVLEAHDIRKQFPGVLALDGVALRLFPGEVHALMGENGAGKSTLIKVLTGVHPADGGTIVVDGRPHAFTDPLQAQQAGISTVYQEVNLCPNISVAENILIGREPRRFGLIHWSAMRQRAAELLTELDLDLDVTSLLDSHSLAVQQLVAIVRAVDVSAKVLVLDEPTSSLDREEVAQLFTLVRRLRDRGAAILFVTHFLDQVFDLCDRVTILRNGRLEGEYAIGELTAVTLVQRMIGGELATLDQLSGRAHEQAAERVSGEPFLRARQLTRTGSIEPYDLDIHAGEVIGLAGLLGSGRTEVARLLFGADSADSGEVRIEGKQAVLRTPRHAIARGIAFCSENRKSEGLVGELTVRENIVLALQAARGWTRPLARAKQDELARHWIEALDIRPADPEAQVRHLSGGNQQKVLLARWLLTAPRLLILDEPTRGIDIGAKAEIQKLVARLAGEGTAVLFISAELEEVLRLSHHIAVLRDHRMVATLRNDDTVTPERILTTIATGSDS, encoded by the coding sequence ATGGCATCACCGTCCACCCCGCCGCCCACGGGCGCCGGCGGCCCGCGGCCGGTCCTGGAAGCCCACGACATCCGCAAGCAGTTCCCGGGCGTGCTCGCCCTCGACGGAGTCGCGCTGCGGCTCTTCCCCGGTGAGGTGCACGCCCTGATGGGCGAGAACGGCGCCGGGAAGTCCACCCTGATCAAAGTGCTCACCGGTGTCCACCCCGCCGACGGCGGCACGATCGTCGTCGACGGTCGGCCGCACGCGTTCACGGATCCCCTCCAGGCACAGCAGGCCGGAATCAGCACCGTCTACCAGGAGGTGAACCTCTGCCCGAACATCTCGGTCGCCGAGAACATCCTCATCGGGCGCGAACCGCGCCGGTTCGGCCTCATCCACTGGTCCGCGATGCGGCAGCGGGCGGCCGAGCTGCTGACGGAACTGGACCTCGACCTGGACGTCACCAGCCTGCTCGACTCGCATTCCCTGGCGGTGCAGCAACTGGTCGCCATCGTCCGGGCGGTGGACGTCTCGGCGAAGGTGCTCGTGCTGGACGAACCGACCTCGAGCCTGGACCGCGAAGAGGTGGCCCAGCTCTTCACGCTGGTGCGGCGCCTACGGGACCGCGGTGCGGCCATCCTGTTCGTCACACACTTCCTCGACCAGGTATTCGATCTCTGCGACCGCGTCACCATCCTGCGCAACGGCCGGCTGGAGGGCGAGTACGCCATCGGCGAGCTCACTGCGGTGACACTGGTACAGCGCATGATCGGCGGAGAACTGGCCACCCTCGACCAGTTGTCGGGCCGTGCCCACGAGCAAGCGGCCGAACGGGTGTCCGGCGAGCCGTTCCTCCGGGCACGACAACTGACCCGCACGGGCTCGATCGAACCGTACGACCTCGACATCCACGCCGGCGAGGTCATCGGACTGGCCGGCCTCCTGGGTTCGGGCCGCACCGAAGTGGCGCGCCTCCTGTTCGGCGCGGACAGCGCGGACTCCGGAGAAGTCCGCATCGAGGGCAAGCAGGCAGTCCTGCGCACCCCCCGCCACGCCATCGCCCGGGGCATCGCCTTCTGCTCCGAGAACCGCAAGTCCGAGGGACTGGTGGGCGAGCTCACGGTCCGCGAGAACATCGTCCTCGCCCTGCAGGCCGCCCGCGGCTGGACCAGGCCGCTGGCCCGCGCGAAACAGGACGAACTGGCGCGGCACTGGATCGAAGCCCTGGACATCCGTCCCGCCGACCCCGAAGCACAGGTACGCCACCTCAGCGGAGGCAACCAGCAGAAGGTCCTTCTCGCGCGTTGGCTGCTGACCGCACCCCGGCTCCTGATCCTCGACGAACCCACCCGGGGCATCGACATCGGGGCCAAGGCGGAGATCCAGAAACTCGTGGCCCGCCTGGCCGGGGAGGGCACCGCCGTGCTGTTCATCTCGGCGGAACTCGAAGAGGTCCTGCGCCTGAGCCACCACATCGCCGTGCTCCGCGACCACCGCATGGTGGCGACCCTCAGGAACGACGACACCGTCACGCCCGAACGCATCCTCACGACCATCGCCACGGGATCGGACTCATGA